In Dyadobacter sp. CECT 9275, the following proteins share a genomic window:
- a CDS encoding glycosyltransferase family 2 protein, which translates to MDLSPKYRLLAFFKRIEATIIAQITKDCVNNRQQLASNKVYSEVASIINRQGALYPMITVITPSTGSEVLLKAIDSVLHQDFHDIVHLIVADGEDCKENILRMVNDFDQDRCKVMVLPFNTGRNGMNGHRIYAALPFLVNSEYIFFLDQDNWLDANHISSMICMMEKDKLDWVFSMRKIFTEDGVFVTNDNCESLGDYGCYSQLPNLVDTNCYGFRRDTLVRSAHYWYHPLRADRYFFHHLRRESPNYKCTGLYTVNYRLTENRSPYPEFFLAGNRFMMDKYRKKLPWVK; encoded by the coding sequence ATGGATTTGAGTCCAAAGTATAGGCTCTTAGCCTTTTTCAAAAGGATTGAGGCAACGATAATAGCACAGATTACGAAAGATTGTGTTAACAACAGACAGCAACTTGCATCAAATAAGGTATATAGCGAAGTTGCTTCCATAATCAACCGGCAGGGGGCTTTATACCCAATGATCACCGTGATTACTCCTTCCACGGGTAGCGAAGTGTTATTAAAGGCTATTGATAGTGTCCTACATCAAGATTTTCATGATATTGTCCATCTTATTGTTGCGGATGGCGAGGATTGTAAAGAAAATATTCTGAGGATGGTAAATGATTTTGACCAAGATCGATGCAAGGTGATGGTTTTGCCGTTCAATACCGGACGAAATGGTATGAACGGACATCGAATCTATGCCGCATTGCCGTTTCTGGTTAATTCGGAATATATTTTCTTTTTAGATCAGGACAATTGGCTGGATGCAAATCATATCAGTAGCATGATTTGTATGATGGAGAAAGACAAGCTCGATTGGGTATTTTCGATGCGCAAAATATTTACTGAAGATGGTGTATTTGTAACCAATGATAATTGTGAAAGCTTAGGTGATTATGGGTGTTATTCCCAACTACCGAATCTTGTCGACACCAATTGTTATGGATTCAGGAGAGATACACTTGTCCGATCTGCTCATTATTGGTATCACCCTTTAAGAGCTGACCGATACTTTTTTCATCACCTACGTAGGGAATCGCCGAATTATAAATGTACAGGACTATACACCGTTAATTACCGGCTAACAGAAAACAGATCGCCCTATCCTGAGTTTTTTCTAGCGGGCAACCGGTTTATGATGGATAAATATCGAAAGAAGTTGCCATGGGTCAAGTAG
- a CDS encoding LacI family DNA-binding transcriptional regulator, which produces MLRRYTTIKDIAKALGISVATVSRALRDAYDVSPQTRQLVLETAIKMNYKPNFNATGLVKSSTHKLGVIIPAITNYYFSTVITGIQEVAQKNGYNIFLYITNDSSDLEKDIVKDLSFSSLDGILACVSSPSDACMHFQDIIDDGLPVVFFDRVPEQINVSRVMQDDYDGAYQAVEHLIKKGYTKIAHITGPKGVFLTENRLRGYRDALIKYNLPIRNEWIIYSGFSQKAGEADAELLFEKSENLPDALFAVNDRKAIGAMISLKRRNIKIGKEVGVIGFTNDPMCEIIFPTLSTVAEPALEIGMKSCELLLKHIRKSNFVPVEVVLSGELIERESTNRN; this is translated from the coding sequence ATGCTGAGGAGATATACTACCATAAAGGACATTGCCAAAGCACTGGGGATATCGGTCGCCACGGTATCCCGTGCATTAAGGGATGCATACGACGTTAGCCCTCAAACCAGGCAACTGGTGCTGGAAACAGCCATAAAGATGAATTACAAGCCCAATTTTAACGCTACCGGCCTTGTTAAAAGCAGTACACACAAACTGGGGGTGATTATTCCGGCCATAACCAATTACTATTTCTCGACCGTCATAACGGGTATCCAGGAAGTTGCACAAAAAAATGGGTATAATATCTTTTTATATATCACAAATGACTCTTCCGATCTTGAAAAAGACATCGTGAAGGATCTCTCATTCAGTAGCCTGGACGGTATACTGGCTTGTGTTTCATCCCCATCGGATGCCTGTATGCATTTTCAGGACATAATTGATGATGGGTTACCCGTTGTTTTTTTTGACCGGGTTCCCGAACAGATCAATGTTTCCAGGGTAATGCAGGATGATTACGATGGTGCCTATCAGGCAGTGGAACATTTGATAAAGAAGGGATATACCAAAATAGCACATATTACAGGGCCCAAAGGAGTATTTCTGACCGAAAACCGACTGAGGGGTTACCGGGATGCACTTATAAAGTATAATTTGCCTATCAGAAATGAATGGATCATTTATTCCGGTTTTTCCCAGAAGGCTGGTGAAGCCGATGCCGAACTACTGTTTGAGAAATCAGAAAATTTACCGGATGCTCTGTTTGCCGTTAACGACAGGAAGGCGATTGGCGCAATGATCTCTTTAAAAAGAAGAAATATAAAAATTGGCAAGGAGGTAGGGGTTATCGGCTTCACCAACGATCCTATGTGTGAAATAATCTTTCCCACGCTCTCCACAGTTGCTGAACCCGCACTGGAAATTGGCATGAAGAGTTGCGAGCTGTTACTGAAGCACATCCGGAAAAGTAATTTTGTGCCCGTAGAAGTTGTTTTATCGGGAGAACTAATTGAAAGAGAATCTACCAATAGGAACTGA
- a CDS encoding dienelactone hydrolase family protein yields the protein MIPSLLKIKRTFIILVLFLSGSVHAFCCFITVPDSLPGVFNAEKVDLTEKALRYKASVQYQKCMLPQTPDELKAYLKKVREKVILKSGVVITPDLPLHYQETGSRQLSGYTIKNVTFQAREGIYTTANLYVPDGKGKFPAVIAMHGHWADGKTNPVVQALGHTLALNGYVCLVVDAWGAGERTTEHGVQEYHGANLGASLLNIGETLLGAQLSDNIRGVDLLTSLPYVNPEKIGATGASGGGNQTMWLAAIDQRIKAAMPVVSVGTFESYIMRSNCVCELLPEGLTFTEEAGILGLIAPRALKICNALHDSNPTFMPAEMLRSYENVKPVFALHNAYDKLSYQLFNTGHGYWPDMRETMVGWFDLELAGKGSGMPKKEIPFDLQPDWSLMVYPKGQRVKNVMGIAEHCRNTGAVLKSATVEANADKKRSELRQLIKLGELPDVKEANTIETVKGWERVVLETSDNRLIPVLYHAPGKGVSEVSVVLNPKGKELITADTYENLLLAGKGVLVLDLWGTGEVASQSAATFDKGLVAFHTLSRASLWLGSTVMAEWVKDLAIAVKYVRSQNKGIVVSVVAEKEAGVAALIYASLEGKIERIDLKATPVSYVFDQRETIDYYSMAIHIPGFLKWGDVSLLTALSNTKVSFSDSRSMSGRKTSEKELLQYRQEYSGYIKDFKSNAYADFR from the coding sequence ATGATACCTTCTCTTCTAAAAATAAAACGGACTTTTATCATACTGGTATTGTTTCTGTCAGGTTCTGTTCATGCATTCTGCTGTTTTATTACGGTTCCTGATAGCTTACCCGGTGTTTTTAATGCTGAAAAGGTTGATTTAACAGAAAAGGCCTTAAGGTACAAAGCTTCGGTACAGTACCAGAAATGTATGTTACCGCAAACGCCTGACGAGCTGAAAGCTTACCTGAAAAAGGTGAGGGAAAAGGTTATTTTGAAGTCGGGTGTGGTGATAACCCCGGATCTGCCGCTGCATTATCAGGAAACGGGAAGCAGGCAATTATCTGGGTATACAATTAAAAATGTAACCTTTCAGGCCAGAGAGGGAATATATACTACCGCGAATTTATATGTTCCGGACGGCAAGGGGAAATTTCCGGCAGTTATTGCCATGCATGGGCACTGGGCGGATGGTAAGACAAACCCTGTTGTACAAGCCCTGGGGCATACTCTGGCTTTAAACGGTTATGTTTGCCTGGTTGTGGATGCCTGGGGCGCTGGTGAGCGCACCACCGAACACGGCGTGCAGGAATATCATGGCGCTAATCTGGGTGCATCGCTGCTGAATATCGGAGAAACTTTACTAGGAGCCCAGCTATCTGATAATATCCGTGGAGTTGATTTATTGACCTCATTGCCTTATGTAAATCCAGAAAAAATCGGAGCTACCGGCGCCAGCGGGGGAGGAAATCAGACGATGTGGCTGGCGGCAATCGACCAGCGTATTAAAGCGGCTATGCCGGTTGTAAGCGTTGGTACTTTCGAATCCTATATCATGCGCAGCAACTGTGTATGCGAGTTATTGCCGGAGGGTCTGACATTTACTGAGGAAGCTGGTATTTTGGGACTTATTGCACCACGGGCTCTTAAAATTTGTAACGCCCTGCACGACTCCAATCCCACTTTCATGCCTGCTGAAATGCTCAGAAGTTATGAAAATGTAAAACCGGTTTTTGCACTTCACAATGCTTATGATAAGCTGAGCTATCAGCTTTTTAATACTGGGCATGGCTACTGGCCTGACATGCGGGAAACCATGGTCGGCTGGTTTGATCTGGAACTTGCCGGTAAGGGTTCGGGAATGCCCAAAAAAGAAATACCATTTGATCTGCAACCGGATTGGTCGTTGATGGTTTATCCCAAAGGGCAGAGAGTAAAAAATGTGATGGGGATAGCCGAGCACTGCAGAAATACGGGAGCGGTTTTAAAAAGCGCGACAGTTGAGGCGAATGCAGATAAAAAGAGATCGGAACTAAGACAATTGATAAAGCTGGGTGAACTTCCCGATGTGAAAGAAGCAAACACGATAGAAACCGTGAAGGGCTGGGAACGTGTGGTGCTGGAAACATCTGATAACCGGTTGATTCCTGTTCTTTACCACGCACCAGGGAAGGGAGTATCTGAAGTGTCAGTCGTGCTGAATCCGAAGGGAAAAGAATTAATAACAGCGGATACTTACGAAAACCTGCTTTTGGCAGGTAAGGGTGTTCTGGTTCTGGATTTGTGGGGAACGGGAGAGGTAGCATCGCAGTCGGCTGCAACGTTTGACAAAGGACTCGTTGCTTTTCACACTTTGTCGAGAGCTTCCTTGTGGCTCGGAAGTACCGTAATGGCCGAATGGGTTAAAGATCTTGCAATTGCTGTAAAATATGTGAGATCGCAGAACAAAGGGATCGTCGTATCAGTAGTAGCTGAAAAGGAAGCTGGTGTAGCGGCTTTAATCTATGCTTCTCTCGAAGGAAAAATAGAGCGTATCGACTTAAAGGCGACCCCTGTAAGTTATGTGTTTGATCAACGGGAAACGATTGATTATTACAGCATGGCTATTCATATTCCGGGATTTTTGAAGTGGGGAGATGTGTCGTTACTCACAGCTCTTTCCAATACAAAGGTCAGCTTTTCTGACTCCAGATCGATGTCGGGACGGAAGACAAGTGAGAAGGAGTTACTTCAATACCGGCAGGAATATTCCGGATATATAAAGGATTTTAAATCAAACGCTTATGCTGATTTTAGATAA
- a CDS encoding Gfo/Idh/MocA family protein yields the protein MSMKKRDFLKLTGLGGIGLVGSGLSESYGMKASTSSYAQKFNMCGYAAPKMDNVRIAYIGLGNRGGGAIKRIVHLENVQVKAICDIRTEKAAEAKKTFEGSGHNPVVYSGSADAWKKLCERDDIDLIYICTPWSLHAPMALYAMEHGKHVAVEIPAATTVEDCWKLVETSERTKKHCMMLENCCYDFFELLTLNMARQGYFGEIIHAEGAYIHDIYDSLFDKSKRYDLWRLKENQRNGNLYPTHGLGPVAQVLDINRGDKMDYLVSMASNDFMLGPRAQQLAGEDPVFKPFAGKKFRGNMNTTTVRTAKGKTIMLQHDVTSPRVYSRLHLISGTKGSAQKYPLPESKQRGRISKGHEWLSDSEFQELEQKYQPEIVKRIGELAKKVGGHGGMDFLMDWRLIDCLRNGLPLDQDVYDAASWSVISPLSEWSVSHRSNSIDIPDFTSGAWKTNKPVDITLKEGGNTGVRS from the coding sequence ATATCTATGAAAAAAAGAGACTTTTTGAAATTGACAGGCCTGGGTGGAATCGGCCTGGTAGGAAGCGGACTCTCCGAAAGTTATGGCATGAAAGCCAGTACTAGTTCCTATGCGCAGAAATTTAACATGTGCGGATATGCTGCACCCAAAATGGACAATGTACGTATAGCGTATATCGGTTTAGGAAACAGGGGGGGCGGAGCGATTAAACGGATCGTCCATCTGGAAAATGTGCAGGTGAAAGCCATTTGTGATATAAGGACGGAAAAAGCGGCGGAGGCAAAAAAAACCTTTGAAGGGAGCGGGCATAATCCTGTGGTCTATTCCGGGTCGGCTGATGCCTGGAAAAAATTATGTGAGAGAGACGATATTGATCTGATCTATATCTGTACGCCCTGGAGTCTGCATGCGCCAATGGCTTTGTATGCTATGGAACACGGCAAACACGTAGCGGTAGAGATACCCGCTGCCACCACCGTTGAAGACTGCTGGAAGCTGGTAGAGACATCCGAACGTACTAAAAAGCACTGTATGATGCTTGAAAACTGCTGTTATGATTTCTTTGAACTGCTGACCTTGAATATGGCCCGCCAAGGGTATTTCGGAGAGATCATTCATGCAGAGGGAGCGTATATCCACGATATTTACGATTCTCTTTTTGATAAGAGCAAGCGTTACGATCTTTGGCGTCTGAAAGAAAACCAGAGAAACGGGAATTTATATCCAACCCATGGTCTTGGTCCTGTGGCACAGGTACTGGATATCAACCGGGGTGATAAGATGGACTATCTAGTCAGTATGGCTAGCAACGATTTTATGCTCGGGCCGCGTGCGCAGCAACTCGCCGGTGAAGATCCTGTTTTCAAACCATTTGCCGGTAAAAAATTCAGGGGCAATATGAACACCACTACTGTCCGAACCGCTAAGGGAAAAACCATCATGCTTCAGCATGACGTTACCTCTCCCCGGGTATACTCGCGCCTTCACCTGATCAGCGGTACCAAAGGTTCTGCCCAGAAGTATCCCTTACCCGAGAGCAAACAGCGCGGAAGAATTTCGAAGGGGCATGAATGGCTGAGCGACAGCGAATTCCAGGAGCTGGAGCAAAAATATCAGCCCGAAATCGTGAAAAGAATAGGGGAACTGGCGAAAAAAGTCGGCGGCCATGGAGGAATGGATTTTCTGATGGACTGGCGCTTGATCGACTGTCTGCGTAACGGTCTTCCGCTAGATCAGGATGTGTATGATGCCGCTTCATGGAGTGTTATTTCACCTTTAAGTGAATGGTCGGTATCGCATCGGTCCAATTCAATTGATATACCCGATTTCACCTCCGGAGCATGGAAAACCAATAAGCCGGTTGACATTACGCTGAAAGAAGGCGGAAATACCGGAGTAAGGTCATAA
- a CDS encoding glucosamine-6-phosphate deaminase, translated as MKVIISKDKQALGKEAGLYAGELIRDIIAEKGHANIILATGTSQFETLNQLIEDTGIDWSKVTMFHLDEYIGMPVTHPASFRKYLNERFLAKVPSLAASYLINGETDVEQEVAKLGEIISQHPIDVALVGIGENGHLAFNDPPADFDTEEPYLIVNLDEPCRRQQMGEGWFGSLEEVPLQAISMSVRQIMKSKHIICSVPDERKAIAVKNSLEKEVSNLYPASILQLHASCTFFLDKSSASMLQEDMSEIK; from the coding sequence ATGAAAGTGATCATTTCTAAGGATAAGCAGGCGTTAGGAAAGGAAGCCGGATTATATGCGGGAGAGTTAATCCGTGATATAATTGCTGAGAAGGGCCATGCTAATATCATTCTGGCAACGGGAACAAGTCAGTTTGAAACATTGAATCAATTAATTGAGGATACCGGTATCGATTGGTCGAAGGTAACCATGTTCCACCTGGATGAGTACATCGGTATGCCGGTAACACATCCTGCCAGTTTCAGAAAATACCTGAATGAACGGTTTTTAGCCAAAGTTCCTTCTCTTGCAGCAAGTTACCTGATCAACGGAGAAACCGATGTTGAGCAAGAGGTGGCAAAACTCGGCGAGATCATCAGCCAGCACCCTATTGATGTAGCGCTGGTCGGTATCGGAGAAAACGGGCACCTGGCTTTCAATGACCCTCCGGCTGATTTTGATACGGAAGAGCCCTATCTGATTGTCAATCTGGATGAGCCTTGCCGTCGTCAGCAGATGGGCGAGGGATGGTTTGGTTCTCTTGAGGAAGTACCCTTGCAGGCTATCAGTATGTCGGTGAGGCAGATCATGAAATCAAAACATATTATCTGCTCAGTACCTGATGAAAGAAAAGCTATTGCGGTAAAAAATAGCCTCGAAAAGGAAGTAAGTAATCTTTATCCTGCGAGTATTCTGCAGCTGCATGCCAGCTGTACTTTCTTCCTGGATAAAAGCTCGGCGTCCATGCTGCAGGAAGACATGTCTGAAATAAAATAA
- a CDS encoding acyltransferase family protein, giving the protein MMEATSVSIEKEEKPTRSLGRLASMDALRGLDMLMISGGGAFIYLLGGKTGISFIDAVSAQFVHPDWNGFTLYDFIFPLFLFLAGTSLAFSLTGALSKGANKAELRNKVFKRMLILIFLGILDKNAPMDIFDPAHIRYGSVLGRIGLATFVVAMLYMNFSRSQRLYIGLGTLVLYYLALILIPVPGFGAGDLSFEGNLVGWFDRNFMPGRLKQTTYDELALLTQFPAICLTIFGSLAGDILLSIKTPGKKIQEMVLMGIIGIAVGLIWNIVFPINKHLWSSSFIMLTSGMAFIALSLFYWIIDVKGYKKWSFFFRVIGMNSLVIYLAVRFVDFNASSRLLFEGIYKYAPEPWHEVYNALGGFVLVWLVLYFLYRNKIFVKV; this is encoded by the coding sequence ATGATGGAAGCAACTTCGGTTTCAATTGAGAAGGAAGAAAAACCGACCCGTTCGCTCGGGCGGCTTGCTTCCATGGATGCCCTTCGCGGATTGGATATGCTGATGATCTCCGGCGGAGGTGCGTTCATTTATCTGTTGGGAGGCAAGACGGGTATATCTTTTATTGACGCGGTTTCCGCTCAGTTTGTTCATCCAGATTGGAATGGATTTACCCTTTATGATTTTATTTTTCCGCTATTTCTGTTTCTGGCAGGAACATCTTTGGCATTCAGCCTGACGGGCGCCCTTTCCAAAGGAGCCAATAAAGCAGAGCTGAGGAATAAGGTTTTTAAGCGCATGCTCATCCTCATTTTCCTTGGTATACTTGATAAAAATGCTCCTATGGACATTTTTGATCCCGCACATATCCGCTATGGCAGTGTGCTGGGGCGCATTGGTCTGGCCACTTTTGTGGTAGCAATGCTGTATATGAATTTTTCGCGTAGCCAAAGATTATACATCGGTCTGGGAACGCTTGTGCTGTATTACCTGGCACTAATACTGATCCCTGTTCCGGGCTTCGGAGCCGGTGATCTGTCTTTTGAGGGAAATCTGGTGGGATGGTTTGACAGGAATTTTATGCCCGGCAGATTAAAGCAAACCACTTATGATGAACTTGCGTTGCTTACGCAGTTCCCCGCCATTTGCCTCACCATTTTTGGTTCACTTGCAGGAGATATCTTGCTCTCGATTAAAACTCCGGGTAAGAAAATTCAGGAAATGGTTTTGATGGGAATCATCGGAATAGCAGTGGGGCTGATCTGGAATATTGTTTTTCCAATCAACAAACATCTCTGGTCCAGCTCATTCATCATGCTCACGTCGGGAATGGCATTTATCGCACTTTCGCTGTTCTACTGGATCATTGATGTAAAGGGGTATAAAAAATGGTCGTTTTTCTTCCGGGTTATCGGTATGAATTCACTGGTCATTTATCTGGCAGTACGTTTTGTTGATTTTAATGCATCCTCCCGGTTACTTTTTGAAGGCATTTATAAATACGCCCCCGAACCCTGGCATGAGGTATACAACGCCTTGGGCGGTTTTGTCCTGGTTTGGCTGGTTTTGTATTTTCTCTATCGGAATAAGATTTTTGTTAAAGTATAA
- a CDS encoding alpha/beta hydrolase family protein, with product MTSGNPWDNGRRDFFKTSFAAAIPFLMNEDLMPDIISSEPTFSSDGSMAAQKSIIGGYGAWAASLLKPVPSLSYRNPKWKDIKGWHNEALAKAKELIASPERGGLPQVNLEKKYIYDGLEIEELWWQLPYGRATRAVLLKPQGATKPLPAILALHDHGGKKYFGYRKIVKTSDEQHPLLKDHQATDYGGKAWANEVAKRGYAVLVHDTFTFGSRRVYYEDVHGLDWGELNVTNKTDENPEDSEHVEIYNRWSGAHEHVMSKSLFCAGTTWPGVFLSEDQTALDILASRKDIDPERIGCGGLSGGGLRTVYLGGLDPRIKCAVCVGFMTTWADLILTKSFTHTWMTYTPLLPQYLDFPEILGLRVPLPTLVQNNNQDELYTLSEMKRADVVLGEVYKKAGASDKYLAKFYDGEHKFDTQMQADAFNWFDKWLK from the coding sequence ATGACTTCCGGAAATCCTTGGGATAATGGCAGGAGAGATTTTTTTAAAACTTCTTTTGCTGCTGCGATCCCATTTTTGATGAATGAAGATTTAATGCCGGATATCATTTCTTCGGAACCAACATTTTCCAGCGACGGGTCTATGGCAGCGCAAAAAAGCATTATTGGCGGATACGGAGCCTGGGCGGCTTCCCTGTTAAAACCAGTTCCTTCGTTATCTTACCGAAACCCTAAGTGGAAAGATATCAAAGGCTGGCATAATGAAGCGCTCGCTAAGGCCAAGGAGCTGATTGCAAGCCCCGAAAGGGGGGGGCTTCCCCAGGTAAATCTAGAGAAAAAATATATTTATGATGGCCTGGAAATTGAAGAGCTTTGGTGGCAACTACCTTATGGAAGAGCCACGAGGGCGGTTTTATTAAAACCGCAGGGTGCTACCAAACCTTTGCCCGCCATACTCGCCCTGCATGACCATGGAGGTAAAAAATATTTCGGGTACAGAAAAATCGTAAAGACTTCGGACGAACAGCATCCTTTGCTGAAGGACCATCAGGCAACTGATTACGGCGGAAAGGCTTGGGCCAATGAAGTCGCGAAAAGGGGGTATGCTGTTCTGGTGCATGATACCTTCACGTTTGGAAGCCGTCGGGTTTACTATGAAGATGTGCATGGCCTGGATTGGGGAGAACTAAATGTGACAAATAAAACAGATGAAAATCCCGAAGATAGCGAGCATGTAGAAATCTATAATCGCTGGTCTGGGGCGCATGAGCATGTGATGTCCAAGTCATTATTCTGTGCGGGAACCACTTGGCCGGGTGTTTTTTTGTCGGAAGATCAGACTGCTCTGGATATTCTGGCAAGTCGTAAGGATATTGATCCTGAGCGCATCGGCTGTGGTGGGTTGTCGGGTGGCGGATTGCGGACGGTTTATCTGGGCGGGTTGGATCCAAGGATCAAGTGCGCAGTTTGCGTGGGTTTTATGACTACCTGGGCGGACTTAATTCTGACCAAATCTTTTACGCATACCTGGATGACTTACACGCCCTTGCTACCCCAATATCTGGATTTTCCGGAAATACTTGGACTGAGGGTACCGCTGCCAACACTGGTTCAGAATAATAATCAGGATGAGCTGTATACCCTGTCGGAGATGAAAAGGGCCGACGTGGTTTTAGGCGAAGTGTATAAGAAAGCCGGGGCATCAGATAAGTATCTGGCAAAGTTCTACGACGGCGAACATAAATTTGATACGCAGATGCAGGCCGATGCCTTTAACTGGTTTGATAAATGGCTTAAGTGA
- a CDS encoding oxidoreductase, giving the protein MEKIVLVTGASTGIGKATAIYLAQNGYKVYGGARRLEKMEDLKGLGVKPVCLDVSSEESRVACIDQILREAGRIDILINNAGSGYYGSLEDMPIADAKYQMEVNVFGVARLIQLALPSMRKNHFGKIVNISSVGGKVTLPMGSWYHASKFAIEGLSDALRKEVKSFGIDVVVIEPGGTKSEMTGLGGAYMMAVSGNSPYGALAKGVDKMYAGIAKDAAEPIVIAKLIKKGIEAKNPKTRYVGASGAKLMLFFRKILSDKQFDKMVMSQIK; this is encoded by the coding sequence ATGGAAAAGATAGTATTGGTTACAGGAGCCTCGACGGGAATTGGAAAGGCAACGGCGATATATTTGGCGCAAAATGGCTACAAGGTGTATGGAGGGGCGCGCAGATTAGAAAAAATGGAGGATTTGAAGGGTTTGGGGGTAAAACCGGTTTGTTTGGATGTCAGCAGTGAGGAAAGTCGGGTTGCCTGTATCGATCAGATTTTGAGGGAGGCCGGGCGCATCGATATTTTGATCAACAATGCGGGTTCGGGCTACTATGGATCATTGGAGGATATGCCTATAGCCGACGCAAAATATCAGATGGAAGTAAATGTTTTCGGTGTGGCTCGGCTGATTCAGTTGGCGTTGCCGTCCATGAGGAAAAATCACTTCGGGAAAATCGTCAATATTTCGTCTGTGGGCGGGAAGGTAACATTGCCAATGGGCAGCTGGTATCACGCGAGTAAATTTGCCATTGAGGGTTTGAGTGATGCACTCCGGAAAGAGGTAAAATCTTTCGGGATCGACGTGGTTGTCATAGAGCCGGGAGGCACAAAATCGGAAATGACCGGGCTGGGAGGAGCGTATATGATGGCGGTCTCAGGAAATTCACCCTACGGTGCGCTGGCGAAGGGCGTTGACAAGATGTATGCAGGTATTGCCAAAGACGCTGCGGAACCGATCGTCATTGCCAAACTGATCAAGAAGGGAATTGAAGCAAAAAATCCCAAAACAAGATATGTCGGCGCTTCCGGGGCAAAATTGATGTTATTTTTCAGGAAAATTCTGTCAGATAAACAATTTGACAAAATGGTAATGAGTCAAATCAAATAA
- a CDS encoding Crp/Fnr family transcriptional regulator, translated as MEALIHYLLQFGNLNTIQIELIKNKLVFKEIKKDEYFQEAGKIPREIIFLTEGIMRICYYNNKGDEITKYFIEENHFLADINSYNQEIPSTEYIQAITDCSYYVLSKSAMRELSMTIIEWDSIVAKITAKGLADKVNKISPMMSEDAKARYLSFLEKFPGLAHRIPLSYLASYLGITPSSLSRIRRNIR; from the coding sequence ATGGAAGCACTCATTCATTATTTGTTGCAATTTGGCAATTTGAATACGATCCAAATTGAGCTGATCAAAAACAAGCTCGTTTTTAAGGAGATTAAAAAGGATGAGTATTTTCAGGAAGCAGGGAAAATACCTCGTGAAATCATCTTTTTGACGGAAGGGATCATGAGAATTTGTTATTACAACAACAAGGGCGATGAGATCACGAAATATTTTATAGAGGAAAATCATTTTCTGGCCGACATCAACAGCTACAATCAGGAAATCCCTTCAACCGAATACATACAGGCGATTACCGACTGTTCGTACTATGTTTTGTCTAAAAGTGCAATGAGAGAGTTATCCATGACGATCATTGAATGGGACAGCATTGTCGCTAAGATTACCGCCAAGGGCCTTGCCGACAAAGTGAACAAAATCAGTCCGATGATGTCAGAAGACGCAAAGGCGCGCTACCTGTCCTTCCTAGAAAAATTTCCCGGGCTGGCTCACCGCATCCCGCTTTCCTATTTGGCTTCATACCTGGGAATTACACCATCTTCCCTCAGCAGGATCAGGAGAAATATCCGTTAA
- a CDS encoding 2-C-methyl-D-erythritol 4-phosphate cytidylyltransferase yields MQEYAIIVAGGSGSRMKSDIPKQFLEVNGLPILFYTLRAFRHYSEELHIILVLPAGQFPLWQELCTKHQLNIDYQLIAGGETRFHSVRNGLHAIKGQDGIVAVHDGVRPVISSDIISSGFKKAAQSGTAVTSVDLKDSIRIVNKDNTNTAQDRSIFRLIQTPQTFRLDWMREAFSAPYQPQFTDCASVLEAAGYHIHLIDGSYENIKVTTPEDLQWAGIYLGADQIGVKNKV; encoded by the coding sequence ATGCAGGAATATGCCATCATTGTAGCCGGAGGCTCCGGCAGCCGGATGAAAAGTGACATCCCGAAACAATTTCTGGAAGTGAACGGGCTTCCCATCCTGTTTTATACCCTGCGGGCCTTTCGGCATTATTCCGAAGAACTGCATATTATCCTGGTATTACCTGCCGGGCAATTCCCGCTTTGGCAGGAACTTTGCACCAAACACCAGCTAAATATTGATTACCAGCTCATTGCCGGAGGAGAAACCAGGTTCCATTCTGTCCGGAACGGCCTGCATGCAATTAAAGGTCAGGACGGTATTGTGGCCGTGCACGACGGCGTGCGGCCTGTCATTTCCAGCGATATTATTTCATCCGGCTTTAAAAAAGCGGCGCAAAGTGGTACAGCAGTAACAAGCGTTGATTTAAAGGATTCGATACGGATCGTGAATAAAGATAACACCAATACAGCCCAGGACAGGAGTATCTTCCGGTTGATCCAGACACCACAGACATTCAGGCTCGATTGGATGCGTGAGGCATTTTCTGCACCCTATCAACCGCAGTTTACCGATTGCGCCAGCGTTCTTGAGGCTGCCGGTTATCACATTCATCTGATCGACGGTAGTTATGAAAACATCAAAGTTACTACGCCGGAGGATCTGCAATGGGCCGGGATATACCTGGGGGCTGACCAAATTGGAGTAAAGAATAAGGTTTGA